A part of Aquibium oceanicum genomic DNA contains:
- a CDS encoding YeeE/YedE family protein, which translates to MDLVPLIDAVGENGAALAGGVVLGLVFGFFAQRTAFCTRTAVLDLVRGRGNAALATWAAGFAAAVLGVQLLLYTGSLEVTETRFFSTPQSLSGALIGGALFGLGMVLARGCVSRLLVLGASGNLRALFTLAILAVFALATYDGFLVPARDAIGGLWNSAAIGGNDLLAHAGLDHFGGVAIGVVLAVAALALAISTRLSPARFTGGVIVGLTIVGGWYFTWQLSLQVFEPIQAESLSYVRPLATTIGLGTGTAGAAGLDQGLLVGILAGAFIAAVAFRQFRIATFSEPGTPSVLRYALGAALMGFGGILAVGCTIGAGFTGGSVLAVTSLLGLASMIVSAAIADRVIDGRKLAPSSIGASPVAAE; encoded by the coding sequence ATGGATCTCGTTCCGCTGATCGATGCTGTCGGTGAAAACGGCGCGGCCCTCGCGGGCGGCGTGGTTCTCGGCCTCGTGTTCGGGTTCTTCGCGCAGCGGACGGCCTTCTGCACCCGCACCGCCGTTCTCGATCTGGTGCGCGGCCGAGGCAACGCCGCGCTCGCCACGTGGGCCGCCGGGTTCGCCGCCGCCGTCTTGGGCGTGCAGCTCCTCCTCTACACCGGATCGCTCGAGGTTACCGAGACCCGCTTCTTCTCGACACCGCAGAGCCTGTCGGGCGCGCTGATCGGCGGTGCCTTGTTCGGGCTCGGCATGGTACTCGCGCGCGGATGTGTGTCGCGGCTTCTCGTACTCGGCGCCTCGGGCAATCTGCGCGCGCTGTTCACGCTGGCGATCCTCGCGGTCTTCGCGCTCGCCACCTATGATGGCTTCCTCGTCCCCGCCCGCGATGCGATCGGCGGCCTGTGGAACTCGGCTGCGATCGGAGGCAACGATCTGCTCGCCCATGCAGGGCTAGACCACTTCGGTGGCGTGGCGATCGGCGTCGTTCTCGCGGTCGCAGCGCTCGCGCTGGCGATTTCCACCCGACTTTCCCCTGCCCGCTTCACGGGCGGCGTGATCGTCGGCCTCACCATCGTCGGCGGCTGGTACTTCACCTGGCAATTGTCGCTGCAGGTCTTCGAGCCGATCCAGGCCGAGAGCCTTTCCTACGTCCGCCCGCTTGCCACCACCATCGGCCTCGGCACGGGAACGGCTGGCGCGGCCGGGCTCGACCAGGGCCTCCTTGTCGGCATCCTCGCCGGCGCCTTCATTGCCGCGGTGGCGTTCCGGCAGTTCCGCATCGCCACCTTCTCGGAGCCCGGCACGCCTTCGGTACTGCGCTACGCGCTCGGCGCCGCGCTGATGGGCTTCGGCGGCATTCTTGCCGTCGGCTGCACCATCGGAGCCGGCTTCACCGGCGGATCGGTGCTGGCCGTCACGTCGCTTCTGGGCCTCGCATCGATGATCGTCAGCGCTGCCATTGCCGACCGGGTGATCGACGGCCGCAAACTGGCGCCATCGTCGATCGGGGCTTCCCCCGTCGCTGCCGAATAA
- the purF gene encoding amidophosphoribosyltransferase translates to MADAAIDTHHERDTCAGEADDHFHDECGVFGIFGRQDAAAIVTLGLHALQHRGQEAAGIVSYDGSQFHVERHVGLIGDTFTKQSVIDRLQGTRSIGHTRYATTGGAGLRNVQPFFAELADGGLAIAHNGNITNAMTVQRALQKQGSIFSSTSDTETILHLVATSKQRDTNARFIEAVRQIEGAFSLVALTSKKMIGCRDPLGIRPLVLGDLDGAWILASETCALDIIGARFVRDLKPGEMVVVTTNGIESHFPFEPAKSRFCIFEYVYFARPDSSVEGRNVYDVRKKIGIELARESPVEADIVVPVPDSGTPAAIGFSQEAGLPFELGIIRNHYVGRTFISPGDSIRHMGVKLKHNANRRMIEGKRVVLVDDSIVRGTTSQKIVQMVREAGAKEVHMRIASPPTRASCFYGVDTPEKAKLLASRMSVEEMADFIRVDSLGFLSIDGLYRAVGETARNGESPQFCDACFSGEYPTRLLDFEGADNVRSLSLLAAGGQ, encoded by the coding sequence ATGGCAGACGCAGCGATCGACACGCACCACGAACGGGACACGTGCGCCGGTGAGGCCGACGACCACTTCCACGACGAGTGCGGTGTGTTCGGCATCTTCGGGCGGCAGGACGCGGCTGCGATCGTCACCCTTGGCCTGCACGCGCTCCAGCATCGCGGGCAGGAAGCGGCCGGCATCGTCTCCTATGACGGCTCGCAGTTCCACGTCGAGCGCCATGTCGGCCTGATCGGCGACACCTTCACCAAGCAGTCGGTGATCGACCGGCTGCAGGGCACGCGCTCCATAGGCCATACGCGCTACGCGACGACCGGCGGCGCAGGCCTGCGCAACGTCCAGCCCTTCTTCGCCGAGCTTGCCGACGGGGGCCTGGCCATCGCCCACAATGGCAACATCACCAACGCGATGACCGTCCAGCGCGCCCTGCAGAAGCAGGGTTCGATCTTCTCGTCTACCTCGGACACCGAGACGATCCTTCACCTGGTGGCGACCAGCAAGCAGCGCGACACCAATGCCCGCTTCATCGAGGCGGTGCGGCAGATCGAGGGCGCCTTCTCGCTGGTGGCGCTGACCTCCAAGAAGATGATCGGCTGCCGCGATCCGCTCGGCATCCGCCCGCTGGTGCTCGGCGACCTCGACGGCGCCTGGATCCTCGCCTCGGAAACCTGCGCGCTGGACATCATCGGCGCGCGCTTCGTGCGCGACCTCAAGCCGGGCGAGATGGTGGTGGTCACCACCAACGGAATCGAGAGCCATTTTCCTTTCGAGCCGGCGAAATCCCGCTTCTGCATCTTCGAGTACGTCTATTTCGCCCGACCGGATTCGTCCGTGGAAGGCCGCAACGTCTATGACGTGCGCAAGAAGATCGGAATCGAACTGGCGCGCGAAAGCCCGGTGGAGGCGGACATCGTCGTTCCCGTCCCCGATTCGGGAACGCCTGCGGCCATCGGCTTTTCTCAGGAAGCGGGGCTTCCCTTCGAACTCGGCATCATCCGCAACCACTATGTCGGCCGAACCTTCATTTCGCCGGGCGATTCGATCCGCCACATGGGCGTGAAACTGAAGCACAACGCCAATCGCCGGATGATCGAAGGGAAGCGCGTGGTGCTGGTCGACGATTCCATCGTGCGCGGCACCACCAGCCAGAAGATCGTGCAGATGGTGCGCGAGGCGGGCGCGAAGGAAGTGCACATGCGCATTGCATCGCCGCCTACCCGCGCCTCCTGCTTCTACGGCGTCGACACGCCCGAGAAGGCCAAGCTTCTCGCCTCGCGCATGTCGGTCGAGGAGATGGCGGATTTCATCCGCGTCGATTCGCTGGGTTTCCTGTCCATCGACGGCCTCTACCGCGCCGTCGGCGAGACCGCGCGCAACGGGGAGTCGCCGCAGTTCTGCGACGCCTGCTTCAGCGGTGAGTACCCTACGCGACTGCTCGATTTCGAAGGCGCCGACAACGTGCGCTCGCTGTCGCTGCTGGCGGCGGGAGGGCAGTGA
- the sugE gene encoding quaternary ammonium compound efflux SMR transporter SugE, which produces MSWLILFAAGLFEIGWAVGLKYTEGFTRLWPTLATIVSMTVSLALLGLALRTLPLGTAYAVWTGIGTIGTVVLGILLFGESSDAIRLACICLIVAGIVGLKLVTP; this is translated from the coding sequence ATGTCCTGGCTCATACTGTTTGCCGCTGGACTGTTCGAGATCGGCTGGGCGGTCGGCTTGAAATACACCGAAGGGTTCACGCGGCTGTGGCCCACTCTCGCCACCATCGTTTCCATGACGGTGAGCCTCGCCCTTCTCGGTCTCGCCCTCCGGACGCTGCCGCTCGGCACCGCCTATGCGGTGTGGACCGGCATCGGCACGATCGGCACAGTGGTTCTCGGCATCCTTCTCTTCGGCGAGTCCTCGGACGCGATCCGGCTCGCCTGCATCTGTCTCATTGTCGCCGGCATCGTCGGCCTGAAGCTGGTCACGCCGTAG
- a CDS encoding SDR family NAD(P)-dependent oxidoreductase, with protein MNAHPDLTGRTALVTGASRGIGYFIAKHMAAAGAQVIAVARTVGGLEELDDEIKAEHARSGKGEATLVPLDLTDMPGIDRLGSAIHERWGKLDILVANAGVLGVIGPLAHIEAKVFEKVMAVNVTGVWRLIRSVDPLLRNSDAGRAIIMSSGAAHNARAYWGPYAASKAAVEALARSWADETKNTPLRVNSVNPGATRTAMRAQAMPGENPATLPHPSEIAANIVPLASPSLTETGLIFDARERTFLSYQMPR; from the coding sequence ATGAACGCGCATCCCGACCTTACCGGCCGCACCGCCCTCGTCACCGGCGCCTCGCGCGGCATCGGCTACTTCATCGCCAAGCACATGGCGGCTGCGGGCGCGCAAGTGATCGCGGTCGCGCGCACTGTCGGCGGGCTGGAAGAACTCGACGACGAGATCAAGGCCGAGCATGCCCGCTCGGGCAAGGGCGAGGCGACGCTGGTGCCGCTCGACCTGACCGACATGCCGGGCATCGATCGCCTCGGCAGCGCCATTCACGAGCGCTGGGGCAAGCTCGACATCCTGGTCGCCAATGCCGGCGTGCTGGGCGTCATCGGGCCGCTCGCGCATATCGAGGCGAAGGTCTTCGAGAAGGTGATGGCGGTCAATGTCACCGGCGTCTGGCGTCTGATCCGCTCCGTCGATCCGCTGCTGCGCAACTCGGATGCCGGCCGCGCCATCATCATGTCGTCGGGCGCCGCCCACAACGCACGCGCCTACTGGGGACCCTATGCCGCATCGAAAGCCGCCGTGGAGGCGCTCGCGCGCTCCTGGGCCGACGAGACGAAGAACACGCCGCTCCGTGTGAACTCGGTCAATCCGGGGGCTACCCGAACGGCGATGCGCGCGCAGGCGATGCCGGGCGAGAACCCCGCGACCCTGCCGCATCCCTCCGAGATCGCCGCCAACATCGTCCCGCTGGCGAGCCCGTCGCTCACCGAGACCGGGCTGATCTTCGATGCCCGCGAAAGGACTTTTCTTTCCTACCAGATGCCCAGGTAG